The genomic segment CGTTCCGCGGGAATTCGAAATACGTGAAGGTCCCGTCATCCCAGACGCGGGTCGGGGTGAACTCGGTGCGCGCGCTGGCACCGTAATTGTGGTTCGGGGCCTGGGCCGCGATGGCACGTGTGGGCCGTGCATTGTCTTCGGGGTAGCGGAACTGGACCACGTAGAAGGTCGGGCTGCGGGTCTCCTGGACGTTGAAGTAGTAGCTGCGGCGGTTGGTATAGACGGTCACGTTGGTATGGACACCGCGCGCGACGGGCTTGATCGCGAAGGCCTGGCCGCCCGGCACGCCGTCGATCTCGAAGCCCTCCGTGTCGCCTGCGATGATCGAGCGGATGCTCTCGCCTTCCCCGAACTCGACCGTGGTCACATGGGTGAGCGAGACATTCAGTCGATAGACCTGACCTTCCTGATAGGTAGCCAAGCGCACGCGGCTGTCATTGGGGCCACCGCGCGGAATGGCTTCCGCGAAGGCAAGGACTGGCAGCAGGGAAAATAGGCCAGCAACAAAGAACTTACTGATCAAACTAGTTCTCCAATCTGTCGGAGCGGATGGAATATTCGAGGACCGTGAAGCCAAAAGGATTGGTCCAGACCTCATCGATGGAGCGGCGGGTCTCGGGGCGAAACTCGAAGAGGAGCGTGGCGGTAAACAGCCCCGTCTGGACGCCATTGATGGATGTCAGACGCTTGCGCAGCCGGACCGTGGCGCGGTTTGTGCCGATCCGATTGATGCTGAGGATTTCCACGTCGAGCCGGGCATTCGGGCCATAGACCGTGGGCGGGTAGTTCTCGTTGGCGCTGTTCCAGATCTGGCGCAACCCGCTCTCGGCGGCACCATCCGAACGGCGCAGAACGCGGCGGATGCGCAGATCGTTGTCGAGCTGGTTGTAGACCTCGCGGTCGGTCACGTAGCGGAAGACTTCCGCCTCGATGATCGCCTGGTTGGCGGTCACCGAGGAGGCGCCGACCGAGGCTTCGGGGAGTGCAAAGCCGGTGGCGGGATCATAGGGGACAACGACGGGGGGCGGGTCGACATCGAGGATCGAGACAGCCGCGGCGCTCAGACAGCCGATGACACCGAAGACAAGGCCCATCAGGCCAAGGCGTTGCCAGAGGCGTTCGCGGCGCAAGGCGCCGTAGACCAGTTCTTCCTCGATGATTTCTTGTTCACTCGCCACCATTCATGCCCCCACGATCAGTCTGCCCGTAGGTCCGGCAAGGTGAAATCCATGAAGCGCTGCTCCTCAGCGATGGTGGCGGCGTCGATCACGCCGCCCGTGCCGTCGCCCACGGTTTGCACGGCTTCGAGCTGCCACATGGCGACGAGGGCAATGGCCAATTCCGCCGTCACGCGCGTGTTGAGATCGACGCTTTCCTTCAGCTCATCCATGTCATCGATGAGCCCCACGAGCCGGTCGACGCGTTCCAGTGACTGGCCGGCATCCTCATAGCTGTTCTGCGCTGCTGCCGAGACGAGCGCGCCGGTCGTGGCTTGTGTGGCCACACGATTGGCACCGGGATTGCCGCTCGTAGCCATTTCCGAAAGTGCATCATCGTCAAAGCCGAGATCGGCCAGCACCCGGTCCATCTGGGTTTCGATCTCGCCCGCGCCGGAACCGGAGAGGCCAGAAAAGTCACCCGTCTTGATGGCTTCGATCGTGGCGAGGATGTCTCCGAATTCCTGGTCGAGCAGGCCGTTCAACTCGTCCTCCATCTCGGTGCGGATGATTTCCGGAAGCTCGGCGAGGCGGGTGAGGGCTTCGTAGGTCCGTTGCAATTCGCCAAGTTGTTCCGTGAGTGTCGCAAGCTGTTCGCGGAGCTGCGTCAGCTGCTCGTTTTGCAGGATCTCGTCCTCGATCATCTGCCGGAGCTGCTGGATGTTTTGTGCGATGTTCTGGGTATCGACGACGGGCACGCCTTGTGCCAGGGCAGGGGACATGGTGCCAAGATGCAGGCCAATCCCAAGCGTCGTGGCCAAGGCCGTTCTCATGAGTAGAGGTCTCATCATTCAATCTCCCTGATCGTGAATTCCATGAACGCGCCCTCGGCCATACGCGCGCTGGCCTGTGCCAATTCTTCGGCGGAAAGGATGCGGGTGCGGGCGGCCTGCAGCCGGATGCGGGCTCCGACGAGGCGCACGAGTTCGGCGCGAGCATAGGTGTTGAGCGCGATGCTCTCTTGAACGTCTTCGGTCTCGGAAATCCGCTCAACGATGTCCGCGATGCGCAGTGCCGCCTGCTTGATCGCGGCGGGCGCGTTGTTGCCATAGAAAGCCGCGCCGTGCCCGGTGATCGAGAGGTTCGCATTGGCGAGAAGCGCCGGATCGATCGTGCCGAGCGCTTCGATCACGCCGATGCGGCTCAGATAAAGATTGTAGCGTTCGGGGATGACCTGAACGTAGTGCTGGGTCTCGGCAAAGGGCGGCACGCCACCATATTCGAACACGCGGCCGGGTCCGGCATTATAGGCGGCAAGCGCGTTGATGATGTTGCCATCGAAGGTATTGAGTTGGGTCGCGAGGTAACGCGCGCCGCCATGTACCTGAAGGTAGGGGCTGTCATAGTATTCCGGGTTGATGCCAAGGTCGATGGCGGTGCCGGGCATGATCTGGGTGAGACCAAAAGCGCCAACGGGAGACCGTGCCCCAATCGTAAACCGGCTTTCCTGCCAGATGAGCGCCTGCAGCAAAGCCCGCCATTGAACCGGCGAGAGACCCGCACGCTCTACGCCCGCAAAGCCGCTGGTCTCCTGGGCGACGCGGATGATGAGCTGCTCGATGTTCTCGGAGGCATCCCCGAACATCTGTGCGCCGCCGGGGTTGGGATCGAATTCGGCATTGCCATAGACGGCCTCGACGGAACGGTCCGGGTCACCGCTGCCACTTTCCAGCCCCGAGACTATGGCCGGCAGGCCCTGACCGCCAAAACTTGTCTGGGCATCTAGGATGCGCTGCAAGGTGGCCAATTGCTCGCGTTCAATCTCGGCGATGAGTTCACGCGCGGCAAGCTTGTCGGCCTGGACCGCCAGGTCGGCCTCGCGATCGCCGGTCTCAATGATATCTCGCGCGGTCAGCCCGCTGTCATTGCTCGGCACACCTTGGGATAGGGCGAGACCGGGCAGCAGGCACAGAGTTAGGATATGGGGCAGTTTAGACCTCAACGTCACCCTCCGGTGTGCCAAGGGGAGTGAAGGTGCAATCTGGTGCAACAGGGGCCGTCGCGGCGAAGAAGGTAAAGCAATTGACCTGCGGTTCCTGATATTGGGCGCAAGAAGCCAAGGCGCCGAGCGCGGCGAGAAACAACAAAATGCGTGTCATGAAATCCTCCAGAAATCGGGGCGGTCACGGTAGTCAGCACCGACCAGCGCTTGTCCCTTTTCCATGCCGCCGAGGATGGTGAGATTTGGCCCGAGAGCGCTGAGATCGGCATCGACGA from the Yoonia sp. R2331 genome contains:
- a CDS encoding type IV secretion system protein, with protein sequence MRPLLMRTALATTLGIGLHLGTMSPALAQGVPVVDTQNIAQNIQQLRQMIEDEILQNEQLTQLREQLATLTEQLGELQRTYEALTRLAELPEIIRTEMEDELNGLLDQEFGDILATIEAIKTGDFSGLSGSGAGEIETQMDRVLADLGFDDDALSEMATSGNPGANRVATQATTGALVSAAAQNSYEDAGQSLERVDRLVGLIDDMDELKESVDLNTRVTAELAIALVAMWQLEAVQTVGDGTGGVIDAATIAEEQRFMDFTLPDLRAD
- a CDS encoding virB8 family protein, which codes for MVASEQEIIEEELVYGALRRERLWQRLGLMGLVFGVIGCLSAAAVSILDVDPPPVVVPYDPATGFALPEASVGASSVTANQAIIEAEVFRYVTDREVYNQLDNDLRIRRVLRRSDGAAESGLRQIWNSANENYPPTVYGPNARLDVEILSINRIGTNRATVRLRKRLTSINGVQTGLFTATLLFEFRPETRRSIDEVWTNPFGFTVLEYSIRSDRLEN
- a CDS encoding TrbG/VirB9 family P-type conjugative transfer protein; translated protein: MISKFFVAGLFSLLPVLAFAEAIPRGGPNDSRVRLATYQEGQVYRLNVSLTHVTTVEFGEGESIRSIIAGDTEGFEIDGVPGGQAFAIKPVARGVHTNVTVYTNRRSYYFNVQETRSPTFYVVQFRYPEDNARPTRAIAAQAPNHNYGASARTEFTPTRVWDDGTFTYFEFPRNAPVPAIFRYANGRERTVNTQATEDGVIRVSGVNRQWVLRIGDEVVCIEATPPAGVGS
- a CDS encoding lytic transglycosylase domain-containing protein, giving the protein MPSNDSGLTARDIIETGDREADLAVQADKLAARELIAEIEREQLATLQRILDAQTSFGGQGLPAIVSGLESGSGDPDRSVEAVYGNAEFDPNPGGAQMFGDASENIEQLIIRVAQETSGFAGVERAGLSPVQWRALLQALIWQESRFTIGARSPVGAFGLTQIMPGTAIDLGINPEYYDSPYLQVHGGARYLATQLNTFDGNIINALAAYNAGPGRVFEYGGVPPFAETQHYVQVIPERYNLYLSRIGVIEALGTIDPALLANANLSITGHGAAFYGNNAPAAIKQAALRIADIVERISETEDVQESIALNTYARAELVRLVGARIRLQAARTRILSAEELAQASARMAEGAFMEFTIREIE